A segment of the bacterium genome:
ATCGCCAGATCGTTGGAGAACATGCCAAGCAGGAAATTCAGCACCATCCGCCGCCCGCCTCGCTTTGCCTGGGTAGTTGCCGCTGTGTGAAGGTGTGGAGCGTAAGCGCCGTACCAGAATTGCCCTGGGCGGGCAAGGTTGGGCGGCCCGCAAGTTGCTTTTGAAACGTGGGTTCTTTATCGTCCGGGGCTTCGCAAGGAGAGCTGTACCGTGCTGGATGCGCTACGCAAACGGGGCAATTCGCTCGCCGTTCAGGCGTTCTATCTGATCATCGTCGCGGTGTTCGTCTTCTGGGGCGTCGGCACCATGCGCGCCAACCGGATGGAGGTCGCGGCGCGGGTCAACGACGAGGTCATCACCAAGCGCCAGTACGACCGCGCCTACACCAACCTCGTCAACATGTACCGCAACATGGGCCAGCAGGCGGCGCCGCCCGACGCGCTGCTGCGCTCGCAGGCGATCGCGCAGTTGATCTCGAACGAGCTGTTGATCCAGGAGGCGCAGCGGCTCGGCTTCGAGGTCGACGAGAGCGAGCTGCGGCAGTCGATCGCCGGCATGCCGAGCTTCCAGACCGATGGGCGCTTCAACAAGGACGCGTACGTCGAGATCCTGCGCCAGAATGGCTTCAAGCCGAGCGACTTCGAGGAGCTGCAGCGCCGCCAGCTCCTGGCCGGCAAGGTCGAGGAGCTGGTCGCCCAGGGGGCCTACGTCAGCGACGAAGAGGTCAAGGAGCGCTTCCAGTTCGACAACGAGCGCCTGAGCCTGCAGTTCATCCGCCTGCCGGTCGCTCGTTTCCTGGGGCAGGTGACGGTGAGCGATCAGGAGGTCGAGGCCTACTACAACGAGAACCAGGAGAAGTATCGCGAGCCGGAGCGGGTGAGGATCCAGATGGTCGAGTTCAACCCAACCGAATTCGCGGCCAAGGTCACGCCGACCGACGACGAGATCAAGGAATACTACGAAGCCAATCTCGGCCAGTTCCAGAAGCCGGAGGAGGTGCGGGCGCGCCACATCCTCTTCACCGTGAAGCCCGACGCCAGCGACGCCGACAAGGCGGCGGCGCGCAAGAAGGCCGAGGAGGTGCTCGCCAAGGCCAAGGGCGGCGCCGACTTCGCGGCGCTCGCCAAGGAGTTCTCCGAGGACTCGACCGCCGCCAGTGGCGGCGACCTGGGCACCTTCGGGCGTGGCATGATGACGCCGCCCTTCGAGGCCGCGGCCTTCGCGCTCGAGCCAGGGCAGGTGAGCGACATCGTCGAGACGCAGTTCGGCTTCCACATCATCAAGCTCGAGGAGAAGCAGGCGGCACGCACCGAGTCGCTCGACGAGGCGAAGGACGCGATCGTCAGCGAGCTGAAGAATCGACACTCGCGCCAGGTGGCCCTGGACGCGGTGGAAAAGGCGCACGACGCGGCGCTCGACGGGACGCCGCTGGAGAAGATCGCCGCCGACTACGGCCTGACGGTGAAGACGCCGGCGCCGTTCGCCGGCACCGAACGGGTCGACGGGCTGCCGCGCAAGCCGCTGAACGACGAGGCGTTCAACACCGAGGTCGGCGAGATCGGCGAGGTGGTGACCGAAGCCGGGGGCTACACCATCCTGAAGGTGGTGGAGCGGATCCCGTCGACGGTGCCACCGCTCGACCAGATCCGCGCCAAGGTCACGGACGATCTGCGCGCCAAGAAGGCGGCGGAGCTGGCCCACCAGCGCGGCGAGGAGATCCTCGCCAAGTTGAAGAACAAGGAGGACATCCAGCGCGTCGCCAGCGAGGCGGGCCTGGCGGTCGAGGAGAGCCGCGAGATCGGACGTTTCGGCGGCTACCTGCCGAACATCGGCAATGCCCAGGCGCTCAAGGATGCCGCGTTCGCGCTGACGCCGGAGAGCCCGGTGGCGCCCGCGGTGTACGACGCCAACGGCGATGCCGTGGTCGCCGTGCTGATCGAGCGCCTGCCCGCGGATCCGTCGCGCTTCGACGGCGAGAAGGCATCGATCGAGGACCGCCTCCGCGGCCAGGCCGCGGCGGCCGCCGTGCGCACCTTCGTCGATCAGCTCAAGGCGAAGTCGAAGATCGAGTACGGCATGGGCGTCACCGGCACGATCGACCTCGGCTCCTGATCCACGGAGGCCCGGCGGTGACCCGCGACGGCGCTGCCGCCGGACTCTGCGCCGACTGCCGGCACGCCCGCCGGATCGCCACCCGCCGCGGCTCGCTCTTCCTGCTCTGCGATCGCGCCGCCAGCGACGCCCGCTACCACCGCTATCCGCCCCTGCCCGTCGTCCGCTGCCCCGGTCACGAGCCGAACCCGCCGCCGCCCGATCCCGCGGACGCCTGACGGCCGCCGTGTCCGAGCACCAGCCCGCCGCCGCACTGCTGGCGCTGCGCCCGCTGCGGGCGATCGTCACCCTCGCCGCGCCGACGACCGCGGTGATGCTGATCGCCGCGCTGTCGAACATCCTCCACACCTACTTCGTCAGCCGCCTCGGCGACGAGGCCATCGCCGCGGTGTCGCTGGTCTTCCCGATCGTCATGATCCTGATCACCGTCGTCTCCGGCGGTCTCGGCACCGGCGTCGCCTCCGGCATCGCGCGCGCCCTCGGCGCCGGCCGCGCCGGCGACGCCCGCGCCATCGCCGAACACGCCATCGTCATCACCACCGCCCTCGCCGTCGGCGGCAGCGTGGCGAGCGAGATCGGCGCCCGCGCGCTGTTCAGGCTGATGGGCGGCACCGGCGCCGTGCTCGACCAGGCGACCCTGTTCTCGCGCGTGCTGTTCGGCGGCCTGCTGATCAGCTTCACCGTCGGCACCTTCGACTCCATCCTGCGCGGCGCCGGCAACGTCCGCGTGCCGGCGATGTGCTCCACCCTGTCGCTGCTGCTGCAGATCGCCTTCACGCCGCTGTTCATGTTCCATTTCAACCTCGGGCTGGTCGGCGCGCCGCTGGCGACGCTCACCGGCCAGGCGATCGGCCTGGTACCCCGCTCCCGCTTCATCTTCGGCGCCCGCAGCCCGGTGCGCCCAGGCCTGGTGCCGCGCCGCCTCCAGGCGCGGCACTTCCGCGAGATCCTGCGCGTCGGCATCCCGGCGTCGCTCTCGGCGGCGCTCAACTACATCACGCTCATGGTGCTGACCGGCACGGTGGCGCGCTTCGGCGATGTCTACCTCGCCGCCTACGGCCTCGGATCGCGGCTCGACTTCCTGCTCTTCTCGCTCGGCTTCGGCGTCGCCGCCGCCGGCCTGACCTTGGTCGGCATGGCCGTCGGCGCTGGCCGTCGCGAGCTGGTGCGCGGTTACGTGGCGCAATCGGCGCTGGTCGCGGTGGCGGTGGTCGCCATCCCGGCGGTGATCGTCATCGTGCGCCCGAGCTGGTGGATCGGCGCCTTCAGCGACGCGCCGGCGATCCACGGCATCGGCGCCGACTACTTCCACATCGTCGGCCCGACCTACTTCTTCATCGTGGTCAGCATGGTCGTCGCCTCGTCGTTCCAGGCGCTGGCCCGCGCCGTCATCCCGCTGGCGGTGATGGTGGCGCGCGTGGTGCTGGTGCTCGCCGCCGCCCTGCTCGCCATCAACACCTTCCATGCCCAGGCGCAGACGATCTTCGTCATCATCGCCGTCGCCAACGTCGTCTCGTGCCTGGTACTGGTCCTGCTCTTCTGGCGCGCCCTCGGCGCCACGCGCGACGCCTAGACGCGACCGCGAGCCACAAGCGGCGGGACACGTGGGCGTCCCCAATTTGGGAACGCCTCCACCGTGACCGGTGGCTGCGAGGTCGTCTCAGAACAGGAAGTCCCAGGCCTCGTTCAGCGATGCGACGCCGCGCAGCTCGACGTCGCGCAGGGAGGGGAGCTGCTGGCGCGAGGTCTCGGGCAGGATGCAACGCCTGAAGCCGAGCTTGCCGCCTTCGCGCACGCGCGCCTCCGCCTGGCCGATGGCGCGCACCTCGCCGGCGAGGCCGACCTCGCCGATGATCAGCGTGTGCGGGTCGATGGGCTTGTCGAGGAAGCTCGAGGCGACCGCCACCAGCGCGGCCAGGTCGGCCGCGGGTTCGTCGAGCCGCACGCCGCCGGCGACGTTGACGAAGATGTCCTGGCCGGTGAGCTGCAGCCCCATCTTCTTCTCCAGGATCGCCACCAGCAGGGCGATGCGATTGTGGTCCATGCCGAGCGTCGTCCGCCGCGCCGTGCCGAGCGAGCTGGCCGACACCAGGGCCTGGATCTCGACCAGGATCGGCCGCGTCCCCTCGATGCTCGCCACCACCACCGATCCCGGCACGTCCACCGGCCGCTCGGCAAGGAACAACGCCGAGGGATTCGACACCGCCTGCAGGCCCTGCTCCTTCATCTCGAAGACGCCGATCTCGTTGGTCGACCCGAAGCGATTCTTCACCGCGCGCAGGATGCGGAAGGAGTGGCCGCGATCGCCCTCGAAGTAGAGCACCGTGTCGACCATGTGCTCGAGGACGCGCGGCCCGGCGAAGGCGCCCTCCTTGGTGACGTGGCCGACCAGCACGATCGCCTGTCCGCTGCGTTTGGCGAACTGCACCAACTGCGCCGCGCTCTCCCGCACCTGGCCGATGCTGCCCGGCGCCGAGGCGAAGTGCTCGGTGAACATCGTCTGGATCGAATCGACGGCGAGGATCGCAGGGGCGAGGGCGCGCGCCTGCTCGAGGATGCGTTCGACGTTGGTCTCGGCCAGCACGAGCAGCGTCGGCTCCGCGATGCCCAGACGGTCGGCGCGCATCTTCACCTGCTGCGGGGACTCCTCGCCGGTGACATAGAGCGCCTGCCCCTGGCGTGCGAGCTGCGCCAGCGCCTGCAGGACCAGCGTCGACTTGCCGATGCCGGGGTCGCCGCCGATCAGGATCACCGCCCCGGGGACGACGCCCCCGCCGAGCACGCGATCGAGCTCGCCGATGCCGCACGAGCTGCGCCGCTCGCTCGCCGCCGCCAGCGCGGTGATCGGCTCCGCCGCCGGCCGCTCCGCCGCGACCACACGCCCCGCGCCCTTGGGCGCGGCGGCCAGGCGCTCCTCGACCAAGGTGTTCCATTCGCCGCAGTCGGCGCAGCGACCGAGCCAGCGCGGCGCCTGCGCGCCGCAGCTCTGACAGACGAAGACGCTGCGCTCCTTGGCCATCGCCAGCACAGCTAGCCTGAACGGCGCGGGCGTCCAACCGTGCAGGGCATCGCTCGCGTGCCGGTAGCCGCGGCATCGGTGGCCGCGGCTACCGGCCCACCAGACGGCTGCGACCGTCGAGGTCCGCGGGGATGGGCACGCCGAGCATGTCGAGCACGGTGGGCGCGACGTCGGCGATATGGGCGCCGGCGAGATCGGCGGGCGCGCCGGCGA
Coding sequences within it:
- a CDS encoding peptidyl-prolyl cis-trans isomerase, with translation MLDALRKRGNSLAVQAFYLIIVAVFVFWGVGTMRANRMEVAARVNDEVITKRQYDRAYTNLVNMYRNMGQQAAPPDALLRSQAIAQLISNELLIQEAQRLGFEVDESELRQSIAGMPSFQTDGRFNKDAYVEILRQNGFKPSDFEELQRRQLLAGKVEELVAQGAYVSDEEVKERFQFDNERLSLQFIRLPVARFLGQVTVSDQEVEAYYNENQEKYREPERVRIQMVEFNPTEFAAKVTPTDDEIKEYYEANLGQFQKPEEVRARHILFTVKPDASDADKAAARKKAEEVLAKAKGGADFAALAKEFSEDSTAASGGDLGTFGRGMMTPPFEAAAFALEPGQVSDIVETQFGFHIIKLEEKQAARTESLDEAKDAIVSELKNRHSRQVALDAVEKAHDAALDGTPLEKIAADYGLTVKTPAPFAGTERVDGLPRKPLNDEAFNTEVGEIGEVVTEAGGYTILKVVERIPSTVPPLDQIRAKVTDDLRAKKAAELAHQRGEEILAKLKNKEDIQRVASEAGLAVEESREIGRFGGYLPNIGNAQALKDAAFALTPESPVAPAVYDANGDAVVAVLIERLPADPSRFDGEKASIEDRLRGQAAAAAVRTFVDQLKAKSKIEYGMGVTGTIDLGS
- a CDS encoding MATE family efflux transporter → MSEHQPAAALLALRPLRAIVTLAAPTTAVMLIAALSNILHTYFVSRLGDEAIAAVSLVFPIVMILITVVSGGLGTGVASGIARALGAGRAGDARAIAEHAIVITTALAVGGSVASEIGARALFRLMGGTGAVLDQATLFSRVLFGGLLISFTVGTFDSILRGAGNVRVPAMCSTLSLLLQIAFTPLFMFHFNLGLVGAPLATLTGQAIGLVPRSRFIFGARSPVRPGLVPRRLQARHFREILRVGIPASLSAALNYITLMVLTGTVARFGDVYLAAYGLGSRLDFLLFSLGFGVAAAGLTLVGMAVGAGRRELVRGYVAQSALVAVAVVAIPAVIVIVRPSWWIGAFSDAPAIHGIGADYFHIVGPTYFFIVVSMVVASSFQALARAVIPLAVMVARVVLVLAAALLAINTFHAQAQTIFVIIAVANVVSCLVLVLLFWRALGATRDA
- the radA gene encoding DNA repair protein RadA, with amino-acid sequence MAKERSVFVCQSCGAQAPRWLGRCADCGEWNTLVEERLAAAPKGAGRVVAAERPAAEPITALAAASERRSSCGIGELDRVLGGGVVPGAVILIGGDPGIGKSTLVLQALAQLARQGQALYVTGEESPQQVKMRADRLGIAEPTLLVLAETNVERILEQARALAPAILAVDSIQTMFTEHFASAPGSIGQVRESAAQLVQFAKRSGQAIVLVGHVTKEGAFAGPRVLEHMVDTVLYFEGDRGHSFRILRAVKNRFGSTNEIGVFEMKEQGLQAVSNPSALFLAERPVDVPGSVVVASIEGTRPILVEIQALVSASSLGTARRTTLGMDHNRIALLVAILEKKMGLQLTGQDIFVNVAGGVRLDEPAADLAALVAVASSFLDKPIDPHTLIIGEVGLAGEVRAIGQAEARVREGGKLGFRRCILPETSRQQLPSLRDVELRGVASLNEAWDFLF